From the genome of Hymenobacter cellulosilyticus, one region includes:
- a CDS encoding glycosyl hydrolase family 18 protein, with product MSKHFGDMAADPTKRARFVSDCQKLIALGFDGIDLDWEYPGQEGMNFVGQAQDYPNFAVLVEAIRAAVGPNKLITAAFTAVPSRFSQFDWVRLSRSMDYFNFMTYDYNGGWSTKAGHNSPLFDYPGAEAANFSLDATTKGIKAAGIPLNKVNLGVAFYGRGVVTSGPAALNAPTVKRPETVTPDGQVSTSADFTNWPKDVWDGTPNYQAIVAQTANWTEFWDDNAKVPYKTNGTYFLSYDNERSVGLKAQYVKDQQLAGVIVWSASGDWLDLASNTTTYGGKLVFSPNTKAPLVNKLNEVFASGTATNTPPTVSLTGPANNASFAAPASITLTATAADANGTVSKVEFYNGSTLLGTDTSSPYSYSWTGVAAGTYSLTARATDNAGAVTTSAAVTVTVTGSTTTNTPPTVSLTGPASGTAYTAPASITITANAADANGTVSKVEFFQGTTKLGEDLTAPYSFSWTGVAAGTYSITARATDNAGAVTTSAAVSVTVTGSSTGGCTVAAWSPTAVYTKDMQASRNGNVYVAKWWTQNEDPLTASCQYCPWQLVGPCASARTAAPASLASEALTVYPNPVLTGNKLTLDLGRHYEQVELELTGISGGKPYKVAAKNTRTVELVLPALPKGVLVLQVRADGQTFTKRLLNE from the coding sequence ATGAGTAAGCACTTCGGCGACATGGCTGCCGACCCCACTAAGCGGGCCCGCTTCGTGAGCGACTGTCAGAAGCTCATTGCCCTGGGCTTCGACGGCATTGATTTGGACTGGGAATACCCCGGGCAGGAAGGCATGAACTTCGTCGGCCAGGCCCAGGACTACCCCAATTTTGCCGTGCTGGTAGAAGCCATCCGGGCGGCCGTGGGGCCCAATAAGCTGATTACGGCCGCCTTTACGGCCGTGCCGTCGCGCTTCAGCCAGTTCGACTGGGTTCGGCTGAGCCGGTCGATGGACTACTTCAACTTCATGACCTACGACTACAACGGGGGCTGGTCGACCAAGGCCGGGCACAACTCCCCGCTGTTTGACTACCCCGGCGCCGAGGCCGCCAATTTCTCCTTGGATGCCACCACCAAGGGCATCAAGGCGGCCGGCATTCCGCTGAACAAGGTGAATCTGGGCGTGGCTTTCTACGGCCGGGGCGTGGTAACCAGCGGCCCGGCGGCCCTGAACGCGCCCACCGTGAAACGGCCCGAAACCGTGACGCCCGACGGTCAGGTCTCGACCAGCGCCGACTTTACCAACTGGCCCAAGGACGTGTGGGACGGTACGCCCAACTACCAGGCCATTGTGGCCCAGACGGCCAACTGGACCGAATTCTGGGACGATAACGCCAAGGTGCCCTACAAAACCAACGGCACCTACTTCCTGAGCTACGACAACGAACGGTCGGTGGGCCTGAAGGCGCAGTACGTGAAAGACCAGCAGCTGGCCGGCGTCATCGTCTGGTCGGCCAGCGGCGACTGGCTGGATCTGGCCAGTAATACCACGACCTACGGCGGCAAGCTGGTGTTCAGTCCCAATACCAAGGCCCCGCTGGTCAACAAGCTCAACGAAGTATTCGCCTCAGGCACGGCAACCAATACACCGCCGACGGTGAGCCTGACCGGGCCAGCCAACAACGCCAGCTTCGCAGCTCCAGCCAGCATTACCCTAACGGCCACTGCGGCAGATGCCAACGGCACGGTCAGCAAGGTGGAGTTCTACAATGGCTCAACGTTGCTTGGGACAGATACTTCTAGCCCCTATAGCTACAGCTGGACCGGTGTAGCAGCGGGCACCTATTCGCTCACGGCCAGAGCCACGGACAACGCTGGCGCTGTGACGACCTCAGCGGCCGTAACGGTGACCGTCACCGGCAGCACTACTACCAACACGCCGCCCACGGTCAGCCTGACAGGCCCAGCTAGTGGTACTGCCTACACGGCCCCGGCTAGCATTACTATTACGGCTAATGCGGCCGATGCCAATGGCACGGTGAGCAAAGTCGAGTTCTTCCAGGGTACCACCAAGCTGGGCGAAGACCTGACGGCACCCTACAGTTTCAGCTGGACGGGTGTGGCTGCGGGTACCTACTCGATTACGGCCCGGGCTACTGATAATGCCGGAGCTGTGACAACCTCGGCAGCAGTGAGCGTGACGGTGACCGGCAGCTCGACGGGAGGCTGCACGGTAGCGGCGTGGTCGCCGACGGCCGTGTACACGAAGGACATGCAGGCCAGCCGCAACGGCAATGTGTATGTGGCCAAGTGGTGGACGCAGAACGAGGACCCGCTCACGGCCAGCTGCCAGTACTGCCCCTGGCAGCTCGTGGGCCCCTGCGCCAGTGCCCGCACGGCCGCTCCCGCCAGCCTGGCTTCCGAGGCGCTGACGGTTTACCCCAACCCGGTGCTGACTGGCAACAAACTTACCCTGGACCTGGGCCGGCACTACGAACAAGTGGAGCTGGAGCTGACCGGCATCAGCGGGGGCAAGCCCTACAAGGTAGCCGCCAAAAACACGCGTACCGTCGAGCTGGTCTTGCCGGCCCTGCCCAAGGGCGTGCTGGTGCTGCAGGTGCGGGCCGACGGCCAGACTTTCACCAAGCGCCTGCTCAATGAATAG
- a CDS encoding beta-N-acetylhexosaminidase: MLTGLGKTVTLTSTRAGANIALVTAATPNAEGYQLTVDQQGIRITAAGGPGLFYGAQTLVQLLPAKSAATAAVPYVRINDQPAFRWRGAMLDVSRHFFSVDFVKRYIDLLAAYKLNTFHWHLTDDQGWRIEIKKYPKLTQVSAFRKETLIGAQQLFKTPAEFKYDATPYGGFYTQDQIRDVVAYAQKRYVTIVPEIEMPGHSVAILAAYPELACKPGTYETWTMWGVNEDIVCPTEPTFRFFEDVLSEVTALFPGPYVHIGGDEAPKTRWKESAAVQEIMKKEGYTDVEKVQGWFNRRIEKFLESKGKKLIGWDEILEGGIAPSATVMSWRGEKGGIEAAKMGHDVVMSPTTHLYINYGQSKKPHSPFEPLMIGGYIPLDVIYNYNPLPAELTPEQQKHVLGPQANMWTEYITTPAAAEYMLFPRLLAVSEVAWRPAAGKTYTEFLPRMGQQFARLDAKKVYYRVPEPLGLDSASVVRQNGKAVFTLRSLVPGAQIRYTLDGHLPDETTELYTKPLAVPLNKGLTVRAVTITPSGRKSPPAELLVN, from the coding sequence ATGCTAACCGGGCTGGGCAAAACCGTCACGCTGACCTCGACCCGGGCGGGCGCCAATATTGCCCTGGTTACGGCTGCCACGCCCAACGCCGAAGGCTACCAGCTCACGGTTGACCAGCAGGGCATCCGGATTACGGCGGCCGGTGGGCCGGGACTGTTTTACGGAGCTCAGACCTTGGTGCAGCTGCTGCCGGCTAAGTCGGCGGCTACGGCTGCGGTGCCCTACGTACGTATCAATGACCAGCCGGCCTTCCGCTGGCGCGGGGCCATGCTCGACGTGAGCCGCCACTTCTTCTCGGTGGACTTCGTCAAGCGCTACATCGATTTGCTGGCCGCCTACAAGCTCAACACCTTCCACTGGCACCTGACCGACGACCAGGGCTGGCGCATCGAAATCAAGAAATACCCCAAGCTCACCCAGGTCAGCGCCTTCCGCAAGGAAACCCTGATTGGGGCCCAGCAGCTGTTCAAAACGCCCGCCGAGTTCAAGTACGACGCTACGCCCTACGGTGGCTTCTACACCCAGGACCAGATTCGCGACGTGGTGGCCTACGCCCAGAAGCGCTACGTGACCATCGTGCCCGAAATCGAAATGCCGGGCCACTCGGTGGCCATTTTGGCTGCGTACCCGGAGCTGGCCTGCAAGCCCGGCACCTACGAAACCTGGACCATGTGGGGCGTAAACGAGGACATCGTGTGCCCCACCGAACCCACGTTCCGCTTTTTCGAGGACGTACTGAGTGAAGTAACGGCCCTATTTCCCGGGCCCTACGTGCACATTGGCGGCGACGAAGCGCCCAAAACCCGGTGGAAGGAAAGCGCCGCCGTGCAGGAAATCATGAAGAAGGAGGGCTACACTGACGTGGAGAAGGTGCAGGGCTGGTTTAACCGCCGGATCGAGAAGTTCCTGGAAAGCAAGGGCAAAAAGCTCATCGGCTGGGACGAAATCCTGGAGGGCGGTATTGCGCCCAGCGCCACGGTGATGAGCTGGCGGGGCGAGAAAGGCGGTATTGAGGCCGCCAAGATGGGCCACGACGTGGTTATGTCGCCCACTACCCACCTGTACATCAACTACGGGCAGAGCAAGAAGCCCCACAGCCCCTTCGAGCCGCTGATGATTGGGGGCTACATTCCGCTCGACGTCATCTACAACTACAACCCGCTGCCGGCCGAACTGACCCCGGAGCAGCAAAAGCACGTGCTCGGGCCCCAGGCCAACATGTGGACTGAGTATATCACCACACCCGCCGCGGCCGAGTACATGCTGTTTCCGCGGCTGCTGGCCGTGTCGGAAGTAGCTTGGCGGCCGGCAGCCGGCAAGACATACACCGAGTTTCTGCCCCGCATGGGCCAGCAGTTTGCCCGCCTCGACGCCAAGAAAGTGTACTACCGGGTGCCCGAGCCCCTGGGCCTCGACAGCGCCAGCGTAGTCCGTCAGAATGGCAAGGCCGTGTTTACGCTTCGATCCCTGGTGCCCGGTGCCCAGATTCGCTACACCCTCGACGGCCACCTGCCCGACGAAACCACCGAACTCTACACCAAACCCCTGGCCGTACCCCTGAACAAGGGCCTCACCGTGCGGGCCGTTACGATTACGCCCAGCGGCCGTAAAAGCCCGCCGGCCGAGCTGCTGGTTAATTAA